gaagataggaaacactgtcaccactgataaatccaccataattgagaatttcaataagcatttttctacggctggccatgctttccacctggctactcctaccccggtcaacagcactgcacccccaacagcaactcgcccaagccttccccatttctcctacTCCCAAATCCactcagctgatgttctgaaagagctgaaaaatctggacccctacaaatcagccgggctagacaatatgGACCCTTTCTAAatttatctgccgaaattgttgccacccctattactagcgtgttcaacctctctttcgtgtcgtctgagattcccaaagattggaaagcagctgcggtcatccccctcttcaaagggggggacactcttgacccaaactgctacagacctatatctatcctaccatgcctttctaaggtcttcgaaagccaagtcaacaaacagattaccgaccatttcgaatctcaccataccttctctgctatgcaatctggtttcgggtgcacctcagccacgctcaaggtcctaaacgatatcttaaccgccatcgataagaaacattactgtgcagccgtattcattgatctggccaaggctttcgattctgtcaaccaccacatcctcatcggcagactcgacagccttggtttctcaaatgattgcctcgcctggttcaccaactacttctctgatagagttcagtgtgtcaaatcggaggatctgctgtccggacctctggcagtctctatgggggtgccacagggttcaattcttggaccgactctcttctctgtatacatcaatgaggtcgctcttgctgctggtgaatccctgatccacctctacgcagacgacaccattctgtatacttccggcccttctttggacactgttaacaaccctaaaggcaagcttcaatgccgtacaactctccttccgtggcctccaattgctcttaaatacaagtaaaactaaatgcatgctcttcaaccgatcgctacctgcacctacccgcctgtccaacatcactactctggacggctctgacttagaatacgtggacaactacaaatacttaggtgtctggttagactgtaaactctccttccagacccatatcaaacatctccaatccaaagttaaatctagaattggcttcctatttcgcaacaaagcatccttcactcatgctgccaaacatacccttgtaaaactgaccatcctaccaatcctcgactttggcgatgtcatttacaaaatagcctccaataccctactcaacaaattggatgcagtctatcacagtgcaatccattttgtcaccaaaaccccatataatacccaccattgcgacctgtacgctctcgttggctggccttcgcttcatactcgtcgccaaacccactggctccatgtcatctacaagaccctgctaggtaaagtccccccctatctcagctcgctggtcaccatagcatctcccacctgtagcacacgctccagcaggtatatctctctagtcacccccaaaaccaattctttctttggacgcctctccttccagttctctgctgccaatgactggaacgaactacaaaaatctctgaaactggaaacacttctccctcactagctttaagcaccaactgtcagagcatcttacagattactgcacctgtacatagcccacctataatttagcccaaacaactacctctttcccaactgtatttaatgtatttatttattttgctcctttgcaccccattatttttatttctactttgcacattcttccattgcaaaactaccattccagtgttttacttgctatattgtatttactttgccatcatagcctttttgcctttacctcccttctcacctgatttgctcacattgtatatagacttgtttatactgtattattgactgtatgtttgttttactccatgtgtaactctgtcgttgtatctgtcgaactgctttgctttatcttggccaggtcacaattgtaaatgagaacttgttctcaacttgcctacctggttaaataaaggtgaaataaaataaataaaataaatatgaatGAAGAttcacttcctagggcttccactagatgtcagctgtctatagaaacttgaatgaggcatCTACGGTGTTGTGGAACTGAATAAGAGCGGAATGAGTCAGcttactggcagagagccaggtcctggtcatgCGCATACCACATGATGTCTTCCTGCGTTCTGTTCCTCCtcaagacacaaaggaattctccggttggaactttattgaagatttatgataaaaacatcctaattattgattctgtacttagtttgaaatgtttcgacctgtaatataactttttgaagatctTGTCCGAAAAAATGGTCGACCAGCACCAGCGTTTGGATGGGtgtaccaaacgcgctaacaaaggTAGCtcattggacataaataacagacatgatcgaacaaatcaagcatttattgtggacctgggattccagGGAGTCCATTCtgacgaagatcatcaaagggaatatttatcatgtaatttatgttgactccaatggatattatttttattatatttttgAGCACCGTCTCagattgcatggtttgctttttccgttaaaaaaaaattgaaatctgacacagcggttgcattaacggacttgcctagttaaataaaggtaaagtaaatattccagtctatgctagcatctgcgtcatctgaccactttcgtattgagcgagtcactggtatttCCTGATTCAGTgttttgtttgtaagcaggagGATAGACTTATGGtcatttgccaaatggagggcgagggagagctttgtatgcatctctgtgtgtggagtaaaggtggtctacagATTTTTAATCCTGTAGTTGCACATGTTACATGCTGGCAGAAATGAGGTAAAAACAGATtgaagttttcctgcattaaagtccccggccacaaggagcgccgcctctggatgagcattttcttgtttgcttatggcctaaCACAGCTttttgagtgcggtcttagtagCAGCAtcgctttgtggtggtaaatagacagccacgaaaaatatagataaactctCCTGGTAAATAGTGTAGTCTACAGCTTaccatgaggtactctacctcaggcaagcaaaacctcAAATATGAGGTTtcacgcaccagctgttattgacaaactACCACAAACTACCACCTCTCATTTTACCAGAGGTAGCTAGCCTGTCTTGCCaatgcacggaaaacccagccaactgtatattatccatgttgtcgttcagccacgactcggtgaaacataagagaTTACAATTTTGGTTGGATAATCTCGAACGGAGCTCATACAGTTTATTCTCACAAGGTACCCGGATCTGTATCATCATCTCTtcatgcgaatgacggggatttgggcctggtccagCTGCAGTAGTAAATCCTTTGCGTCTGACTCACGAAAGAAAAActctttgtccagttcgaggtgagtaatcgctgttctgatatccagatgctcttttcggtcataagaaacagtggcagaaacattgtGTGAAGTTTACCTTGTGCAGGCAGGTGTCCACCACAGCGTTGCAGACTCTCTCCAGGTCGTCAAACACCTGTAGCCGGGACCTGACAAACTCGCACAGCTCCTCGTTAGACATCACATCCCAGATCCCATCGCACGCCAGCACCACAAACTCATCCCCCTCGGCAGCACGCTCCAATACACACACCTGGGGGAggaacacacacctcagcctgagagatcacacacacctcaacaaGGACAAAGAACAATAAGCTGTTCCAATCAACAAGCTACAGTAATAAAGGCTTTTTAAAAACACACCTCTGGCTCTGGGCTGACCAGCTGTTCTGTGGGACCCTTCCCATCCACACACTTGTAGTCATAATCCCCCAGGGCTctggacacagccagggaacCATTCACCCTCTGGATCATCACTGACCCCCCTGCATTCTGGATACGCTCCTTCTCTCTGGGGTTACACGGCTTGTGGTCCTAAAGGGGGGGTCATATGTGCATCCCAAATAACTACTCATTACATGATCAAGATTAGAGATTCTGCATCTCACCTAGCTCAAACAGATCCCCTAAAAATACATGATTAATGTCACTATCGCTCAGTCTCTTCATCAATCCCACCCTCTCCCCTTACTCACCCTCAGTATTATACCCATGTAGAAAATCCCCCCCTCCTTCCACCCACTCTCCCTTTGAGTGTGTGTATCCCAGTATGTATGTATTTTGACGGtccatctgtagctcagttggtagagcatggcgcttgtaacgccagggtagtgggttcgatccccgggaccacccatacgtagaatgtatgcacacatgactgtaagtcgctttggataaaagcgtctgctaaatggcatatattattattattattatattatgtatcCCAGTATGTATGTATATCTGCATGCATCCccagtatgtatagatatattGTACAGTATTGGGCCATTATATATCTAGTGCAGggttctccaaccctgtttctggagagctactgtcctgtaggttcactccaaccccagttgtaactaacctggttaGGCACATCAACCAGCTAACTATTAGAGTCAGGTGCTCTAGATTAGAGTTTGAGtgataacctacaggacggtTGCTATCCAGGAATAGGGTTGGAGAGTCCTGGTCTAGTGCGTAGTATTGTACCTGTGTGGAGAATCCAACTCTCCCTTCTCGGCTCAGCACGGCCCGGGAGTCGCCACAGTTTATGAAGTAGAGGTGGGAGGGGCTTAGCAGCACACCCACTGCCGTGGAGCCGCTGCGATCCAACCCATGCCGCAGGTCCGAGAAGTTGCGCATGTACTCGTCGATCCTCAGGAAGCCGGCGCGGATCCCATCTTTCACGCCCTCCACTGAGCCCATACCCGGGGTGAACTCAGCCCCCCCTAACAGGATGTGCTCCAGCAGGTGGGATGAGCAGTAGTTGGCGACGCGGGAGCCGGCGTGCCCGTCATAGACGGCGAAGAAGGACCAGTCGTTGAGGCCTTGGGGAAGGCCCACCATGGCAGTGTGGgcatcctccatctccacccgCCAGCCCTGCATGCTACTCAGGCCATAGTGCAGCCCGTTGCCCTGGCCATGGGCCGTGTGCTTCTCAGTCTTAGGCTTGTCCAGGAACGCCCCCATACCTACACACTGCTGACAGAGTACATAAGGTACATAATCAACATTGACATATTAACATATGACTATGTTACCTTTAGGAAGTCTAGACACTTATTTTATGTTCATGAGGTACAGGTTTTAGACTAACTTTTCCCACCGGCGCCACCTATTTTATTCTCTTCCCGAGTCCATTCTTCCCCCCCAAGAATGATGTTTCCCCAGTTTTtcactaaaatatatatttaattaaaTCACACTTTTTATTAGAAAACAAACTAATTGGATGTTCTAAATCCGCAACAAAGCTTAAAAACACACCCAGAGACAACTTTTGATGTCTGGGAATGttgggtgtagttaccctttaattcaACTGTGCACCAGCCAGAGACAGTTGTTTGGTTAGCGATGTATCGGTAGTGCTCATATTgcagtttgcaaaacaaatggccactggattgatacAAATAATATATAATTCTGCCAGGTAGTCATaggctactttgcagttaacatcTAATTGAGAAGGTTTATGGGAAATCATTTCAGTCTACCAGAAGACTGTTTTCATTAGCATCATGGCTAACGGCTAAACACACAGACGGGGCATTCATGTGCTGTTTCAGAAAATTACATGAAAATACAAATCACTGATGCATTATGATTACCTTGGGCTAATTAATGCATTTAGTTGATATCCTATTAATAAGTTCAATAAAAAATATTGTTGAATTCCGTTTTAATGTCCGAAATCCATGATTCCGTCTGCGTTGTCCTGTGGCGATAATGACCTGACCTGTGTGGTTTATACAATCAATTTGACTTTGTTCCTAATAACACTAATCATTTATTTGAACAGTAAATCTATTGATACTTTGCGTAAATCAagatgtagcctaggcctactcacAATGCAGGTGAATAGGCTGATTTCATGGGGCTACTGACGGAAAAACAATTTTCCCTTTCATCTGTGACTTATTTTATTGTTGTAATCAACATTCGCATGGAAGAAGCAATGTCTTCTTTtgtacacagtgagagagagagagaagagacgcgAGGGAgacttaacctcttgaacctctgggcgcattttaaacaagatattttgtcacgaaaagatgctcgactatgcatataattgacagctttggaaagaaaacactgacatttccaaaactgcaaagatattgtctgtgagtgccacagaactaatgctacaggcgaaacaaagatgaaatttcatacaggaagtgagccagatttgagGTGCTGtattccaatgtctccttatatggctgtgaatgcacaaggaatgagcctacactttctgtcgtttccccaaggtgtttgcagcattgtgacgtatttgtaggcatattattggaaaattgaccataagagactacatttaccaggtgtccgctcggtgtcctccgtcaaaactattgcgtaatctccaggtgcatgcattttccattttgaacagaggagaaaccaaactgccacgagtgacttatcatcgaatagatatgtgaaaaacaccttgaggattgattctaaaaaacgtttgccatgtttctgtcgatattatggagttaatttggaaaaaagtttgcgttgtaatgactgaattttcggagggttttcttagccaaacgtgattaacaaaacggagcgatttctcctacacaaataatatttttggaaaaactgaacatttgctatctaactgggagtctcctcattgaaaacatccaaagttcttcaaaggtaaatgattttatttgaatgtttttcttgtttttgtgaaaatgttgcctgctgaatacTAGGCttaatgcttgtgtagctatggttgaaaagcattttttgaaaatctgagatgacagtgttgttaacaaaaggctaagcttgtgagccaatatatttatttcatttcatttgcgattttcatgaatagttaacgttgcgttatggtaatgagcttgaggctataattacgctcccggatacgggattgctcgtcgcaacaggttaataaGGCGTCCGCGtgcttcccagccgaaacagtTCGGTGGAGTTCGTGGATATATTATGATGACGTTTTGGACTGTGAGGGATATTTTTGATTGCCTCCAGAATATTTTTGGTGTCCGAACAAACCGAAGTTCTGAGGCTAAATATACGCCCCTTCGTGGGTGATTGGTCGACAGTAAGGATTATTCAATAAAGTGTGTTAtcattcaacgagagatgactcattttcatgcacattttttccatggcgaaatactgcaccaaacctTTTAGTTAAATGTCAAATAGCACGAGTAAAATGTCCTAAGCAAAAAAAACGTAAAAACTCATGAAATCTGTCATTACCTTAGATTATTTTGACGAAGTTCATACTGGCTACGGCGTCTCAAAATGTTAATATTCATTTCCCTCTGAAAAGTAATTTAGGTTAGGCTGCTATTGGGTCAATGTAGGGCTGCACGATTAATCCAATTTTTATAAAAATTGTGATACTGATATTGATATGTGCCATATCCATATGACAAGAGGCCGTGATATTTTGAAGGGAGTGGCTCCTAATCCGTCACCATATTTAATATTTCTGGGGCTCCGTATCCACGAGCATGCAAATTCGCGCAGTATTTTGTGGGAATTTGGGACTTCGTCCATTCGCATACTGAAACCAGATTAGATACATAGCTAATTAAATCAGAGTTAAATGCCCAAAATATGATATTCACAATGTCAGTAAGCAAAAAACTAACAGCAATAGCCACAACAATGTCAAAACATGATTGTCATGAGTTCAAAACCATTTGCTTGATTTTGCAGACCCACGACTATGGTGTAGTCATTTGCGAGCGACGCTAACATTAGCGAGCTAGCAAGCGTTAGGTAcctagcaaagaggcactgagtttgaaggtaggccttgaaatacatccacaggtacacctccaactgactcaaatgatgtcaattagcctatcagaagcttctaaagacatgacatcattttctggaattttccaagatgtttaaaatgcatagtcaacttggtgtatgcaaaattctgacccactggaattgtgatacagtgaattataagtgaaataatgtctaaacaattgttgggaaaatgacttgtgtcttgcaaagtagatgtcctaaccgactcgccaacactatagtttgttaacaagatatttgtggagtggttgaagttctaatgactccaacctaagtgtaggtaaacttctgacttcaactgaatGCGAAATACATAATAATAAACATAAGAAATATGATGAGGTTGGTAACTACATAATATACTTACACCAACCTAATACGtacagttcaagtcggaagtttacactaagttgactgtgcctttaataaacagcttgaaaattcaagaaaatggtgtaatggctttagaagcttctgataggctaattgaccatttgaaggtgtacctgtggatgtatttcaaggcctaccttcaaactcagtgcctctttgcttgacatcatgggaaaaatccaaataaatcagccaaaacctcagaaaagaAAAATAGTAGacctcaagtctggttcatccttgggagcaatttccaaacccttcacaaaatagatggcatcatgaggaagggaaattatgtggatatattgaagcaacatctcaagacatcagtcagggagttaaagcttggtcgcaaatgggtcctccaaatggacaatgaccccaagcattcttccaaagttgtggcaaaatggcttaaggacaacaaagtcaaggtattggagtagccatcacaaagccctgacttaaATCGAATACAAAACCTGACGAAGTTACAGCAGTTCTGTCAGGGGGAAATGGCCCAAATTCACacatcttattgtgggaagcttgtcgaaggctacccaaaacatttgacccaagctaaacaatttaaaggcaacgctaccaaatactcattgagtgtatgtaaactcctgacccactgggaatgtgatgaaataaataaaagctgaaataaatcactatatactattattctgacatttcagtcttaaaataaattggtgttCCTAACTGAtttaagacagggattttttacaaggattatatgtcaggaattgtgaaaaactgagtttaaatgtttttcactatggtgtatgtaaccttccgacttcaactgtatacttcTCAGAAGAATGTATTTTCTTCAGGATTGCTCTGTTTTTGGCCAGCTTCTCCATGAACTCCTGGCAGGGGAGGTAGAAGTTTGTCTTCACAATAAGCATGGCCTTGATGGTAGGAACAGTGAACCTATTTCTTGCTGCTGTCCATATATCATTCATTTGGGAGAACAATCTCCCGACTGGTGCATTACTTCCAGGTAAGCACATGACAACAGATGCTAATCTAGCCCGGTTAGTGTGTGGGATGTCATTCTCTTTGAAGTGGGTAACCACCGTGCTCCATCTCTGACTATGCGGTGTCTCAGATGTTTTCCATTCTTCAATCCAACTCCCCTTCAGGAACTCTTGCAGGCTGGTAACCTTGTCAAACAAGCGAACATTGCTGTGTCCTAAAATGTTATGGTACTCCTGGCCAACAAACTCACCAAAGCTCTTCAGTCTTTCTACTCTGACATGAAAATATCTTTGTGAGCAGGTACTCAACAAGCTGTTCTGGCCGTGTTATGAATGATGTGTACAGGACAACCTAAGCCAATCACCTCCCGCTGCAGCACATTTTTGGTATTTGTGTTGTCGGCAGAGAATGTTTTTCTGGTTACATTTTTGTATGACCACCAGGACCTCAGCTGCAATTTCCTCTGCTGTTTCTCCTTTCAATTTAACAAAAATCAAGCAGTTTTGTTTCCACAGATGTGCTGCCATCATAAATCTTACGATATCTGACTACTATTGGCAGCAGCTTTACATATCCATGACTGGACAGGGACACAAATTTAACCTGGTCTAGGTCCTGTGTTTGCCAAAGAAGCTGCCCATGTtgctaacacgttactcactatgGCGTCACATTTTGTCCTAACACATGTAAACTTTGACTCATAAAGCTTCCGTGTCAGTTGTGCTGTGAAGTCCATAGATCATTAATTAACTATGATTGTGTAGCATAGTGTGGTATACAAAGACACCCTCCTGCACAGCTAAATCATATTCTTCTTGGGAAGGCTCTACCTTCTTGCAGAATGTGGTGACAGAGGGCATACCAACACGGCAATCAGAGAGGCTTTATGCTTTTTCTTCTGTTGATGTTCTACCACTGCCGTTCTTCCCCGGCTGTCAAATGAAAGAGGAATTACAAAGGGTGCAGTGAACAACTATCGTCTTGACCTGAGAGTATAAATGGAAATTCTCTCATGTCATAAAAAGTGCATTTCTGTTTCTTGGAAAGAGCCATTGTACCTCGGTCTGCTCTTCTTCACTCTCCTTGTCGCTCTTCATACTCTTAACTTTTTATTCTCCTCTTTTCTTCACTcgtcttccttcctttccttctctttacctttccacacacactccactctTTACTCCCATAATTTTTCCTTCTCCTTCCTTTCCAATCTTGAATAATAAATAGTACACTGATGTGTacagatgtgtcggcatcgagtaatagtctctggccccgtcccggttagggggagtgatgagctctacagcagtaatagtctctggccccctcccggttagggggagtgatgggcTCTACAGCAGTaatagtctctggccccctcccagttagggggagtgatgagctctacagcagtaatagtctctggccccgtcccggttagggggagtgatgagctctacagcagtaatagtctctggccccctcccggttagggggagtgatgagctctacagcagtaatagtctctggccccctcccggttagggggagtgatgagctctacagcagtaatagtctctggccccctcccggttaggggagtgatgagctctacagcagtaatagtctctggccccctcccggttagggggagtgatgagctctacagcagtaatagtctctggccccctcccggttagggggagtgatgagctctacagcagtaatagtctctggccccctcccggTTAGGGGgcgtgatgagctctacagcagtaatagtctctggccccctcccggttagggggagtgatgagatCTACAGCAGTAATAGTCTCTGGCCCCGTCCcggttagggggagtgatgagctctacagcagtaatagtctctggccccctcccggttagggggagtgatgagctctacagcagtaatagtctctggccccctcccggttagggggagtgatgagatCTACAGCAGTaatagtctctggccccctcccggttagggggagtgatgagatCTACAGCAGTaatagtctctggccccctcccggttagggggagtgatgagctctacagcagtaattgtctctggccccctcccggttagggggagtgatgagctctacagcagtaatagtctctggccccctcccggttagggggagtgatgagctctacagcacaactcaatcgctggttgaaaactgttttctgcccctcccaaaagatagaatttgtagataagtggccctctttctgggactcacccacaaacaggaccaagcctgacctgctgaggagtgacggactccatcctagctggaggggtgatctcatcttatctaccaacatagacagggctctaactcctctagctccacaatgaaatagggtgcaggccaggcagcatgctgttagccagcctgccagcatagtggagtctgccactagcacagtcagtgtagtcagctcagctatcaccattgagaccgtgtctgtgcctcgacctaggttgggaaAAAccaaacatggcggtgttcgccttagcaatctcactaggataaagaccacctccattcctgtcattattgaaagcgATCATGATACCTCaaatctcaaaatagggctacttaatgtttgatcccttacttcaaaggcaattatagtcaatgaactaatcactgatcataatattgatgtgattggcctgactgaaacatggcttaagcctgatgaatttactgtgtttagtgtagccaggaggtgaggcctcatttgtGACCATATCCTccatgcatcccgcaaaggcggggGTGTTGcaaacatttacgatagcaaatttcaatttacaaaaaaaaaaatgttttcgtcttttgagcttctagtcatgaaatctatgcggcctactcaatcactttttatagctactgtttacaggcctcctgggccatatacagcgttcctcactgagttcctattggaccttgtagtcatagcagataatattctaacctttggtgactttaatattcacatggaaaagtccacagacccactccaaaaggctttcggagccaacatgtctctggacccactcactgtcacagtcatactctagacctagttttgtcccatggaataaatgttgtggatcttaatgtttttcctcataatcctggactatcggaccaccattttattacgtttgcaattgcaacaaataatctgctcagaccccaaccaaggaccatcaaaagccgtgctataaattcacagacaacacaaagattccttgatgtccttccagattccctctgtctacccaaggacgccagaggacaaaaatcagttaaccgcttaactgaggaactcaatttaacctctTACGGCCACTGAGACGTCAGCGTCTCACCTAGCCAGTAGCCTGGGGAAATGCGTAGCGCCAAATCCAAATAGTACTcaataaaactcaaactttcattaaatcacacatgcagggtactcaattaaagctacactcgttgtgaatcgaGCCAACATGTCcgattttaaaatgcttttcggcgaaagcatgagaagctattatctgatagtaTGCACCCCCCCGAAATACCCGAACGAGACGTTAACAAaatacacaaaacgcagaaataaaatataaaacatgcattacctttgacgagcttctttgttggcactccaatatgtcccataaacatcacaattggttcttttttccgattaattccgtccatgtatacccaaaatgtccatttatatagcccgtctgatccagaaaaaaacagctttccaaaacgCACCGTcattttataaaataaaaaaagttgcctataaa
The sequence above is drawn from the Oncorhynchus gorbuscha isolate QuinsamMale2020 ecotype Even-year linkage group LG11, OgorEven_v1.0, whole genome shotgun sequence genome and encodes:
- the LOC124048140 gene encoding protein phosphatase 1B-like isoform X2, which gives rise to MGAFLDKPKTEKHTAHGQGNGLHYGLSSMQGWRVEMEDAHTAMVGLPQGLNDWSFFAVYDGHAGSRVANYCSSHLLEHILLGGAEFTPGMGSVEGVKDGIRAGFLRIDEYMRNFSDLRHGLDRSGSTAVGVLLSPSHLYFINCGDSRAVLSREGRVGFSTQDHKPCNPREKERIQNAGGSVMIQRVNGSLAVSRALGDYDYKCVDGKGPTEQLVSPEPEVCVLERAAEGDEFVVLACDGIWDVMSNEELCEFVRSRLQVFDDLERVCNAVVDTCLHKGSRDNMSVVLVTLPGAPKVSEQALKKEEELDKYLETRVEDLLGGCGEEGVPDLVSVLRYIASENIPNLPPGGGLASKRSVIEAVYSRLNPHREEEGCDLEDHW
- the LOC124048140 gene encoding protein phosphatase 1B-like isoform X1, encoding MPSVTTFCKKQCVGMGAFLDKPKTEKHTAHGQGNGLHYGLSSMQGWRVEMEDAHTAMVGLPQGLNDWSFFAVYDGHAGSRVANYCSSHLLEHILLGGAEFTPGMGSVEGVKDGIRAGFLRIDEYMRNFSDLRHGLDRSGSTAVGVLLSPSHLYFINCGDSRAVLSREGRVGFSTQDHKPCNPREKERIQNAGGSVMIQRVNGSLAVSRALGDYDYKCVDGKGPTEQLVSPEPEVCVLERAAEGDEFVVLACDGIWDVMSNEELCEFVRSRLQVFDDLERVCNAVVDTCLHKGSRDNMSVVLVTLPGAPKVSEQALKKEEELDKYLETRVEDLLGGCGEEGVPDLVSVLRYIASENIPNLPPGGGLASKRSVIEAVYSRLNPHREEEGCDLEDHW